A DNA window from Malus domestica chromosome 12, GDT2T_hap1 contains the following coding sequences:
- the LOC103450517 gene encoding fructose-1,6-bisphosphatase 1, chloroplastic, translated as MVAATLTSPSSQLLCSSSRSLCNTSSLQQCVLGSKTVVSCPNLTYNKRRHAADGVRCMAVAAETTEPKKKSGYEIQTLTSWLLMQEQAGVIDAELTIVLSSISVACKQIASLVQRASISNLTGIQGAVNIQGEDQKKLDVVSNEVFSNCLRSSGRTGIIASEEEDVPVAVEESYSGNYIVVFDPLDGSSNIDAAVSTGSIFGIYSPNDECFAHIEEDSTLDSVEQKCVVSVCQPGSNLLAAGYCMYSSSVIFVLTIGTGVFAFSLDPMYGEFVLTQENIQIPKAGKIYSFNEGNYQMWDDKLKKYIDDLKDPGPSGKPYSARYIGSLVGDFHRTLLYGGIYGYPRDKKSKNGKLRLLYECAPMSFIVEQAGGKGSDGSSRVLDIEPTEIHQRVPLYIGSVDEVEKLEKYLA; from the exons ATGGTTGCAGCAACGTTAACTTCACCGTCGTCCCAACTCCTATGCTCAAGCTCCCGGTCTCTCTGTAACACCTCTTCTCTCCAACAATGTGTGTTGGGGTCCAAAACAGTCGTCTCGTGCCCTAACTTAACTTACAACAAGAGGAGGCATGCGGCTGACGGGGTTAGGTGCATGGCCGTAGCGGCGGAGACAACAGAGCCGAAGAAAAAGAGCGGGTACGAGATTCAGACGCTGACGAGCTGGCTGCTGATGCAAGAGCAGGCCGGGGTGATCGATGCCGAGCTGACCATCGTGCTCTCTAGCATTTCGGTGGCGTGCAAGCAGATTGCTTCTTTGGTGCAGAGGGCTAGCATTTCCAACTTGACTGGGATTCAGGGTGCGGTTAATATCCAAGGAGAGGACCAGAAGAAACTTGATGTTGTCTCCAACGAG GTTTTCTCAAATTGCCTGAGATCAAGCGGAAGGACAGGGATTATAGCATCGGAGGAAGAGGATGTGCCAGTCGCGGTGGAAGAGAGTTATTCCGGCAACTACATTGTGGTGTTTGACCCACTTGATGGATCATCCAACATTGATGCTGCTGTCTCCACTGGATCCATCTTCGGAATATACAGCCCGAATGATGAATGCTTTGCACACATTGAAGAGGACTCAACC CTTGATAGTGTGGAACAGAAATGTGTAGTGAGCGTGTGCCAGCCAGGAAGCAACCTACTTGCTGCTGGCTACTGCATGTATTCAAGCTCTGTGATCTTTGTGCTCACAATTGGGACTGGTGTTTTTGCATTTTCCTTGGACCCCATGTACGGAGAATTCGTCTTGACTCAAGAAAACATTCAGATTCCAAAAGCCGGAAAAATTTACTCATTCAATGAAGGGAACTATCAGATGTGGGATGACAAGTTGAAGAAGTACATTGATGATCTTAAGGACCCAGGTCCTAGTGGCAAGCCCTACTCTGCAAGGTACATTGGCAGCTTGGTTGGTGACTTCCACCGGACGCTGCTCTATGGCGGCATTTATGGTTACCCTAGAGACAAGAAGAGCAAGAATGGGAAGCTGAGGCTGTTGTATGAGTGTGCACCAATGAGCTTTATAGTGGAACAAGCTGGCGGGAAAGGGTCCGATGGCAGTTCCAGAGTACTTGACATTGAACCAACTGAG ATCCATCAACGTGTTCCGCTTTACATCGGAAGCGTGGATGAGGTGGAGAAATTGGAGAAGTACTTAGCATGA
- the LOC103450593 gene encoding uncharacterized protein, which yields MGKQSKGKKSENLGKGKVTPVQIAFIVDRYLCDNNYSETRSLFRTEASSLIAKSPIREAPKSLLSLAEILDEYILLKEQKVILDQEKVRVEQEKTRVQTLLKGMQSVMNTYNAGGSPAVSAPPAVAPKPMLMATPSHPSNGSAAVAPVSTPSNPNMRPGNFCSPITVDPPTTKRKSSKVPVDGLNAAKRSCSKLPAGKSNMHNKGEQAVSGSGDALDNKKSAQSSLAVHPSPHDLVPNGSTVAKCLFNQPSFSVPTNNSGPQTPQRANSIQVSKSTPFEISSTATCSYNSPPDVNPTCTIFSSKRVTLSPNKACYTVETNHCISSPAKTSKRESHVKGRLNFDCSDVPMGLEKPSGDEISSPESEREVDLFDIDLTNFDAIGADFSFTEMLGEFDLHCEELGLPNFDASTVTVSGSSYESADGNVGANQVLSEFTSTVTEVLSEKDMNVQGSDSLTAMKSVTKCIRIISPVKNRGSSQD from the exons ATGGGGAAGCAGTCCAAAGGCAAGAAGTCTGAGAATTTGGGTAAGGGAAAAGTCACCCCCGTCCAAATCGCCTTCATCGTCGACCGATACCTCTGCGACAACAACTACTCGGAAACCCGCTCTCTTTTCAGAACCGAAGCTTCGTCCCTCATCGCCAAATCGCCGATTCGAGAG GCACCTAAGAGTTTGCTGAGCTTGGCGGAGATTTTGGACGAGTACATACTGTTGAAGGAGCAGAAGGTGATTTTGGACCAGGAGAAGGTCCGGGTGGAGCAGGAGAAGACCCGGGTCCAAACCCTGCTGAAGGGGATGCAAAGCGTGATGAACACTTACAATGCCGGCGGAAGTCCCGCAGTCTCTGCACCTCCTGCTGTGGCTCCGAAGCCGATGCTTATGGCTACTCCGTCTCACCCGTCTAATGGGTCCGCTGCAG TTGCTCCTGTGTCAACACCTTCCAACCCCAACATGAGGCCTGGGAATTTCTGCTCGCCAATTACAGTTGACCCACCTACAACTAAGAGAAAGAGTTCTAAGGTTCCCGTGGATGGTTTGAATGCTGCTAAGAGATCTTGCAGCAAATTACCTGCTGGCAAGAGCAATATGCACAACAAAG GAGAACAAGCGGTTTCAGGATCAGGTGATGCACTCGATAATAAAAAATCTGCCCAATCCTCTTTGGCTGTTCACCCATCACCTCACGATTTGGTTCCCAATGGCTCCACCGTGGCTAAATGCTTGTTCAACCAGCCATCATTTTCTGTCCCAACTAATAACTCTGGTCCTCAGACACCTCAGCGAGCAAATTCAATTCAAGTCAGCAAGTCTACACCTTTTGAGATTTCTTCCACTGCTACTTGCAGTTATAATTCTCCTCCAGATGTAAATCCAACTTGCACCATTTTTTCTTCAAAGAGAGTGACTCTGAGCCCAAACAAAGCTTGCTACACTGTGGAAACAAACCATTGCATTTCTTCACCTGCCAAGACAAGTAAGAGGGAGTCCCATGTAAAGGGGAGGCTCAATTTTGACTGTTCTGATGTGCCAATGGGCTTGGAGAAACCATCTGGCGATGAGATTTCATCACCTGAGTCTGAAAGGGAAGTTGATCTCTTTGACATTGATTTGACGAACTTTGATGCCATTGGGGCGGATTTCTCCTTCACTGAAATGTTAGGTGAATTTGATCTTCATTGTGAAGAACTTGGTCTACCAAACTTTGATGCTTCCACTGTGACGGTTTCGGG GTCATCTTATGAATCTGCGGATGGTAACGTGGGGGCCAATCAAGTTTTGTCAGAATTTACATCAACTGTGACAGAAGTACTATCAGAGAAGGACATGAATGTGCAAG GATCTGATTCCTTGACTGCGATGAAGTCTGTGACAAAATGTATTAGGATTATAAGCCCTG TGAAAAATCGCGGAAGCTCTCAGGATTAG